CGGCGTGGGACAAACTGACCGCCGAAGGCGTGAAGGCGCGTGTGGTTTCCATGCCGTCTACCGATGCGTTCGACAAGCAGGATGCTGCTTACCGTGAATCGGTGCTGCCGAAAGCCGTTTCTGCTCGTGTGGCTATCGAAGCCGGTATCGCAGACTACTGGTACAAATATGTTGGCCTGAACGGCGCTATCGTTGGCATGACCACCTTCGGTGAGTCTGCGCCAGCGGAACTGCTGTTCGAAGAGTTTGGTTTCACCGTGGATAACGTAGTGAAACAGGCTAAAGCGATTCTGTAATCTGTCTCGCTAATTAACAGGGTCGCTTCGGCGGCCCTTTTTTATGCCGATTATTCCACTTATCCCCCGTCCGTTATTCCACCACCGCGGCAGTCAGTTGCCGTTATTCCACCAAAACTGTGATGTGCGTCAGAAGTTAAGCCGACCATAATGGGGTATCGTTCCTTTTATTCCCGCTTTCGCTTAACATAGCTGAAGCGTTTCAGTCGAATAAATGTTCGACAAGTAAGCAAACAAGTGCAGTTTCATGAGTGCGAGGATTCCCCTCAGGCGGTTGCTGGATTACTCTGTCAGCCACTTAATCCCAGGGATTCTGGCAGGAGAGATATGACCGTACGCATCGCTATTAATGGCTTCGGTCGCATTGGGCGCAACGTGGTACGTGCTTTGTACGAATCGGGTCGCCGTGCGGAAATTACCGTGGTAGCAATTAACGAACTGGCAGACGCTGCGGGTATCGCGCATCTGTTGAAGTACGATACCAGCCACGGCCGCTTTGCCTGGGATGTGCGCCAGGAGCGCGATGTCCTGTTCGTCGGCGATGACAGCATCCGCCTGCTGCACGAACCTACGATTGAGGCGCTACCGTGGCGCGAGCTGGGCGTTGACATCGTGCTGGACTGTACCGGCGTATTCGGCTCCCGCGCCGACGGTGAAGCTCACCTCGCGGCAGGGGCGAAGAAAGTACTTTTCTCACATCCCGGCGGCAACGATCTCGATGCTACCGTAGTTTATGGCGTTAACCATGAACTGGTCGAAGACAGCCACCGCATCGTCTCCAACGCCTCGTGCACCACAAACTGTATTATTCCGATCATCAAACTGCTGGATGAAGCGTTTGGCATTGAGTCCGGGACGGTGACCACCATCCACTCGGCGATGCACGATCAGCAGGTTATTGACGCCTATCACCCAGATTTACGACGTACCCGCGCGGCGAGTCAGTCGATCATTCCGGTGGATACGCGTCTGGCTGCCGGTATTACGCGTATTTTCCCCCAGTTTAATGACCGTTTTGAGGCCATTGCGGTACGCGTTCCGACGATAAACGTCACGGCAATTGACTTAAGCGTGACGGTCAAGAATTCAGTAAATGCATGTGAAGTCAACCACTTGCTGCAAAAAG
This region of Cedecea lapagei genomic DNA includes:
- the epd gene encoding erythrose-4-phosphate dehydrogenase, producing the protein MTVRIAINGFGRIGRNVVRALYESGRRAEITVVAINELADAAGIAHLLKYDTSHGRFAWDVRQERDVLFVGDDSIRLLHEPTIEALPWRELGVDIVLDCTGVFGSRADGEAHLAAGAKKVLFSHPGGNDLDATVVYGVNHELVEDSHRIVSNASCTTNCIIPIIKLLDEAFGIESGTVTTIHSAMHDQQVIDAYHPDLRRTRAASQSIIPVDTRLAAGITRIFPQFNDRFEAIAVRVPTINVTAIDLSVTVKNSVNACEVNHLLQKAAQEAFHGIVDYTELPLVSTDFNHDPHSAIVDGTQTRVSGQHLIKTLVWCDNEWGFANRMLDTTLVMAQWISGKAHVASAKL